One Fontisphaera persica DNA window includes the following coding sequences:
- a CDS encoding SUMF1/EgtB/PvdO family nonheme iron enzyme, with translation MNSRALGIGLALGWGWIGLLACSAEAATAGWAEALLAQRKAAMANAVVQESPWFTTGPLPAKSFEEALFPEHGVDLEARSADGKRRLWTQRDYPNGVVNDLRAGNSTSSYFYRTLVAKAGGPLRIGLGSDDGCEFWFNGEKVLSRDVPRGAGPDQDVVNVKLRPGTNTVLFKIYNRTGNCGFYYQSGVSSPSAVVAGLAAQYPREMALFSKYGQPARWLRQMDSTAVEQEVIGGLLKRLKEADAARERLQSLVSARTPPDNPAWLNLLVEVAGEVEAFERARGELERLNPAALRRAVEDLRTTYGEKYREGAEVLEELGRFEQELPKVKAALAAGERQALKVLQQYQALERRALLSNPALDFEEILLIKRQEGNLGLPQNWQGNTNLNPRMDNELVRMKVREENPVLRRVYKPAKDVFVGDVDLHYDGQKLLFSSIGSHGRWQVFEIHVDGTGLRQVTPGDEPDIDSYDAIYLPDERIIFDATTPFTGVPCVGGADYVANLHLMTPDGKHIRRLCFDQDNNWCPVMLPNGRVMYLRWEYTDSAHYFSRVLMSMNPDGTGQMEFYGSNSYWPNSLFYARPLPGSATKFVGIVSGHHGVPRMGELVLFDAARGRQSDAGAIQRIPGYGKPVKAVIRDALVDGSWPKFLHPFPLSDKHFLVACKPTPQAAWGIYLVDIYDNMLLLREEPGYALLEPVPLRKTERPPIIQDKVRPGATNAVVYLHNVYMGDGLKGVPPGTVKSLRLFQYEYSYRNMGGHYFIGMEGGWDVRRLIGTVPVQADGSALFNVPANTPIAIQPLDAEGKALQQMRSWFVGMPGEYVSCVGCHERQNQSSTLRNASAARSTPVDPQPWYGPKRGFSFLREVQPVLDRYCSGCHDGKDPSRPNLANTQIVGTTVGARLPVSYLNLHPFVRRNGPEGDYHVLTPLEFHADTSRLVQMLRKGHYNVRLDAEAWDRLITWIDLNVPAHGTFHEAGHIPSNFAQRRREAAIKYANVHEDIEEIPQPQPPRPAFQPPPPMPPRPAPVTLAGWPLSEAEARARQAQLGTVEMRLDLGGGQTLVCRRIPAGEFPMGDVQGEADEYPMKVVKIERPFWLGVMEVSLAQYQQFDPQHRNGYYDMHYKDQVKPGYLMDAPNLPVIRVSWEQAMAFCRWLSARTGKQVTLPTEAQWEWACRAGTATPMYYGDLNTDFALFANLADATLRQLAVQGVDPQPIPNPDKFWDFVPKDARFNDGVLHLAECGRYRPNAWGLHDMIGNVAEWTLDDYRPYPYTPTLLSPPTAQTRKVVRGGSWAERPKESRASSRLDYPVWQRVYNVGFRVAVLD, from the coding sequence ATGAATAGCAGGGCATTGGGCATCGGATTGGCTTTAGGATGGGGGTGGATTGGCCTCCTGGCCTGCAGCGCCGAGGCGGCCACGGCCGGCTGGGCGGAGGCGTTGCTGGCGCAACGCAAGGCGGCCATGGCAAACGCCGTGGTGCAGGAATCGCCCTGGTTCACCACCGGCCCGTTGCCGGCCAAATCTTTTGAGGAGGCGCTGTTTCCTGAGCACGGAGTGGACTTGGAGGCGCGCAGCGCCGACGGGAAACGCCGACTTTGGACGCAACGGGATTATCCCAACGGGGTGGTGAACGATTTGCGGGCGGGCAACAGCACGTCCTCCTACTTTTATCGCACTTTGGTGGCCAAGGCGGGCGGGCCGCTGCGGATTGGCCTGGGGAGTGATGACGGCTGCGAGTTCTGGTTTAATGGAGAAAAAGTGCTGTCGCGCGATGTGCCGCGGGGGGCGGGGCCGGACCAAGATGTCGTCAATGTCAAGCTGCGGCCCGGCACCAACACCGTTTTGTTCAAGATTTACAATCGTACCGGCAATTGTGGTTTTTACTACCAGAGCGGGGTGTCTTCCCCTTCGGCGGTGGTGGCGGGATTGGCCGCCCAGTATCCTCGGGAGATGGCTTTGTTTTCCAAATATGGCCAGCCGGCACGGTGGCTGCGCCAGATGGACAGCACGGCGGTGGAGCAGGAGGTCATTGGCGGTTTGCTGAAGCGGTTGAAGGAAGCCGACGCGGCGCGCGAGCGTTTGCAATCCCTGGTGAGCGCCAGGACGCCGCCCGACAATCCGGCCTGGTTGAATCTGCTGGTCGAAGTGGCGGGGGAGGTGGAGGCCTTTGAGCGGGCGCGGGGTGAACTGGAGCGGCTGAATCCGGCAGCCTTGCGACGGGCAGTGGAGGATTTGCGGACAACGTATGGGGAAAAATATCGCGAAGGGGCGGAGGTGCTGGAGGAACTGGGGCGTTTTGAACAGGAGCTGCCGAAGGTGAAAGCGGCGCTGGCGGCGGGCGAGCGCCAGGCCCTGAAGGTTCTGCAACAATACCAGGCGCTGGAGCGGCGGGCTTTGTTGAGCAACCCAGCCCTGGATTTTGAGGAAATCCTGCTCATCAAGCGGCAGGAGGGCAACCTCGGCCTGCCGCAAAACTGGCAGGGCAACACCAACCTGAATCCTCGCATGGACAATGAACTGGTGCGGATGAAGGTGCGCGAGGAAAATCCAGTTTTGCGGCGGGTGTACAAGCCGGCGAAGGACGTTTTTGTGGGAGATGTGGATTTGCATTACGACGGCCAGAAACTGCTTTTTTCATCCATCGGTTCGCATGGCCGATGGCAGGTGTTTGAGATTCATGTGGACGGCACGGGGCTGCGGCAGGTCACTCCGGGAGATGAGCCGGACATTGACAGCTACGATGCCATATACCTGCCGGACGAGCGGATTATTTTCGATGCCACGACACCCTTCACCGGCGTGCCTTGCGTGGGGGGGGCGGATTACGTGGCCAATCTGCACCTCATGACGCCGGACGGCAAACACATCCGGCGGCTCTGTTTTGACCAGGATAACAATTGGTGTCCGGTAATGTTGCCCAATGGCCGGGTAATGTATCTGCGATGGGAGTACACCGACAGCGCGCACTACTTCAGTCGCGTATTGATGTCCATGAACCCCGATGGCACGGGGCAGATGGAGTTTTACGGCAGCAATTCCTACTGGCCCAACTCCCTGTTTTACGCGCGGCCGCTGCCGGGGAGCGCGACGAAATTTGTGGGCATCGTGAGCGGGCATCACGGCGTGCCGCGCATGGGCGAGCTGGTCTTGTTCGATGCGGCGCGCGGGCGGCAGAGCGACGCCGGGGCGATTCAGCGCATTCCAGGCTACGGCAAGCCGGTCAAGGCCGTCATCAGGGACGCACTGGTGGATGGTTCCTGGCCGAAGTTTCTGCATCCGTTTCCTTTGAGCGATAAACATTTTCTGGTGGCCTGCAAGCCAACGCCGCAGGCCGCCTGGGGCATTTACCTGGTGGACATTTACGACAACATGCTGCTGTTGCGGGAGGAGCCGGGCTACGCGCTGTTGGAGCCGGTGCCGCTGCGCAAGACAGAGCGGCCTCCCATCATCCAGGACAAGGTGCGTCCGGGCGCGACCAACGCGGTGGTGTATCTGCACAATGTTTATATGGGGGATGGTCTGAAGGGCGTGCCGCCGGGGACGGTAAAAAGCCTGCGCCTGTTTCAATATGAGTACTCCTATCGCAACATGGGCGGGCATTATTTCATAGGCATGGAAGGCGGCTGGGATGTGCGGCGCCTGATTGGCACGGTGCCGGTGCAGGCTGATGGGTCAGCGTTGTTCAACGTGCCCGCCAACACGCCCATTGCCATCCAGCCGCTGGATGCGGAAGGCAAGGCCCTGCAACAGATGCGGAGCTGGTTTGTGGGCATGCCTGGTGAGTATGTGTCATGTGTGGGGTGTCACGAGCGCCAGAACCAGTCTTCCACGTTGCGCAATGCCAGTGCGGCCCGCAGCACGCCGGTGGACCCGCAACCTTGGTACGGGCCCAAGCGGGGATTCAGTTTTTTGCGCGAGGTGCAGCCGGTGCTGGACCGGTATTGCTCCGGGTGCCATGACGGCAAAGACCCGTCCCGTCCCAACCTGGCCAACACTCAAATCGTGGGGACTACCGTGGGGGCGCGGCTGCCGGTATCCTATTTGAATTTGCATCCTTTTGTGCGCCGGAATGGGCCGGAGGGCGATTACCATGTGCTCACGCCGCTGGAATTTCATGCTGACACCAGCCGCCTGGTGCAGATGTTGCGCAAGGGTCACTACAACGTGCGGTTGGATGCCGAGGCGTGGGACCGGCTGATTACCTGGATTGATCTGAATGTGCCGGCCCACGGCACTTTCCATGAGGCCGGCCACATCCCGTCCAACTTTGCCCAACGGCGGCGGGAGGCCGCCATCAAATACGCCAATGTGCATGAGGATATCGAGGAAATTCCCCAGCCCCAGCCGCCACGGCCGGCCTTTCAACCACCACCGCCGATGCCGCCGCGGCCGGCGCCAGTAACGCTGGCCGGCTGGCCGTTGAGTGAGGCGGAAGCCAGGGCGCGGCAGGCTCAGTTGGGGACGGTGGAGATGCGGCTGGACTTGGGGGGCGGCCAGACCCTCGTGTGCCGCCGAATTCCGGCCGGCGAATTTCCGATGGGCGATGTGCAGGGGGAGGCGGATGAGTATCCGATGAAGGTGGTGAAAATTGAGCGGCCTTTCTGGCTGGGGGTGATGGAGGTGAGCCTGGCCCAGTACCAGCAATTTGATCCGCAGCATCGCAACGGTTATTACGACATGCACTACAAGGATCAGGTGAAGCCGGGTTATCTCATGGATGCGCCGAATTTGCCGGTCATCCGGGTGTCCTGGGAGCAGGCCATGGCGTTTTGCCGCTGGCTTTCCGCACGCACCGGCAAACAAGTGACCCTGCCCACCGAAGCACAGTGGGAATGGGCCTGCCGGGCTGGCACAGCCACTCCTATGTATTATGGGGATTTGAACACGGATTTTGCGCTGTTCGCCAATCTGGCGGATGCCACTCTGCGCCAACTGGCGGTGCAGGGCGTGGACCCGCAGCCCATCCCCAACCCGGACAAGTTTTGGGATTTTGTGCCGAAGGACGCGCGGTTTAATGATGGTGTGCTGCATCTGGCCGAATGTGGCCGGTACCGCCCGAATGCGTGGGGCTTGCACGATATGATTGGCAATGTGGCGGAATGGACCTTGGATGATTACCGGCCATACCCATACACCCCCACGCTGCTTTCGCCGCCCACCGCCCAGACGCGCAAAGTCGTGCGCGGCGGCTCGTGGGCCGAGCGGCCCAAGGAATCGCGGGCCTCCTCCCGCCTGGATTATCCAGTCTGGCAGCGCGTGTACAATGTGGGCTTCCGCGTGGCCGTGCTGGATTGA